AAGCAGCAGCCTTATGGTGCCGCTTGCCACTTCCTTTCCTATCAGTCCCATGGTAAGCAGGGGAATGTATAGATAAGCCTTCTCAACAATACCTCCCAGTGTTGAATAGGCGCCGCTGAAAAGGTTGCTGGTAAGGCCACCACGCAGGCTGCCATCAAATGATTGTAACCTGCTGAGGTGTTCAAGGCTATCGAAGAAGTGGATAGCGGGTTGCACCAGAAATACCACCAGTAATAGCCAGGCAATGGGAGAGTAAAAGAGCTGATATAATTCGTTCCTTGCTATTTTCAGAACCGTTCTCATGCTTTGAATTTTGATTGTTGTTTTGAAAGTTTCGCAAACACTTCATCGAGGGATGGCTTCTCGAACAATATTTCCTGCAGCCTCCATTGGTGCTGAACGCTGGCCTGTACAATATCTTCCGCGAGCTTTCTTTCGCCGGAAGTAAACAGCCTGAAACGGTTCCCGCTCAATAGCTCAACTTGCATTATTCCCGGTATTTGCATCAACTGGTCAGATGCAGGAGCTTCTTCGAGATGTACGATCATTGTGTTATTACCTGTATGATTATTGAAGGCGTCCATGGTATCGGAGAATACGATCTGTCCTCCTTCGATCATCACTACATCTTTGCAGAGCGTTTGTATCTCTGTGAGGATATGGGAAGAGAATACTACTGCCCGCTCTTCGGCAATTTCCCTGATCAGTGATCTCACTTCGAGGATCTGGTTGGGATCAAGGCCATTGGTGGGTTCATCCAGTACAATCAATGGCGGCCTGTGAATGATGGCCTGTGCGATGCCTACGCGTTGACGATATCCGCCGGACAGGTTCCGGATCAGCCGCTTGCTGAAATGGGCAATGCCGCATTTTTGTTTGGCTGCTTCTATGGAGGCATTGATCTGTTTGGGCGGGATCAGTCTCAGCTCTGCACAATAGCGCAGATACTCATCGATGGATAGATCGATGTACAAAGGTGCCTGTTGTGGAAGGAAGCCGATCTCCCTGCGGGCCTGCTGCGGATCTTTCCTGAGGTTGATACCGGCGATGATCACATTGCCCTGCGTTGGTCTTAATGCTCCGCAAAGCACATTCATGGTGGTGGATTTACCGGCCCCATTGGAGCCCAGCAATCCGGTGATACCCCTGTTGGGTATATCCCAGTTGATATCCTTTACAGCCCATGATTTATGATATCGATGGCTCAGAGATTCAATTCTCGCAATTATCTCTCTCATTTTATACGGTTGTATATTAACGTTAGTAGTACGGTCATACGCCGCCTGTAAGGGATACAGACGTTCATTAGTAGTGTCAGCGTGGATTCTGTGGAATATCCGGTTTGAACATCATCACTTCCGGTGGAATGAGGAAAGCATAGCGAGGGTCATTGGGAGGAATTGTATAGGTATTTGTACCTATTTTCCTGGTAAGTGTGATGGCCCGTCCCGGTTCGCGGTTCAATCTTTTGATATCGCCCCAGCGCTGGCCGCGCAGAAGCATTTCCTTTCGCCTTTCTGTGAGCACCAGTTCCAGTGCAGCTGCTGCATTGGCGGCAGTTTCAGGAACGAAATGTCCGGCTTTGTAACGGGCCTGAAGCAAGGTGTTGATATCATCCAGCGCTGCCTGTGTATCACCTGCTCTGGCGGCGCATTCCGCCCGGATTAGATATACTTCGGAAACGGTGAGCCCGGTGAAGTTCATACCACCGATAGCATATGTGCCTCGATAGAAATCTGCGCCATCACTGGTGGGGCTGAAGTACATTTCTTTCCTCAGATCGTTCTCTTTATACAGCAACAGTAAATTGGTGTCTACCCTGGGCATGACAAATGGGGCAGCTATACCATTCTCATTGACGCGGTAGAGGAGGATCTCAGGGTTTGTTTCGAACCTGCTGAGTGGATATTCTTCTGCAGCATTGCAGGTATTATAATTTAGCAACTGGTGATGTTCTTTCAGGCTGGCATCTGCCGCTTCCCTTGCTTTGGGATAATTGGCCATCTGCAGGCAGGTCCTGGCCAGCAAGCCCCATGCTGAAGCTTTGGTGGGCCTGTGTTTGTAGAGAGATTGAGCAGGAAGCAGAGGTATGGCGGATTCGAGATCCTTAACGATCTGCCCATAAGTTGTTTTGAGATCGGACCTTACGATCTTTTCATTGTAATCCTCAGAAAAACGAAGCACAATTCCAGGCTCAGTGCCCGCGTCTGTGCTGTTGTACTGGATAGCGAATTGTTGCGCAAGTCTTAAGAATATTTCTGATCTGATGGTAAGACAGGCGCCACGCAAATGATCACGGTTCTTAACAATCCTGCCTGTCTTGGCTTTCTCTGCATTGGTCAATGCTGTATTGAAATGGAGCAGCTGATCATATGCCCCATTCCATTCATAGTAAGATGTTTGGGTGGGATGCCAGAGATAGATATTCCTGTCTTTTTCCTGCCTTGCCTGCCATTCTGCTTCTGTAAGATAATAATCATCACAAGCAGTAAGCGCCATTTCTCCGCCAAAGTATTTTCTGAAATTGTCGAGCAATTCCTGAACATCATCCAGCGTGTTAACTGTGGAGAGTGTTGGATCTGGTTTTTCATCCAGGAATTTTTTGCAGGAAGTGATCATCAGACTTCCAGCCAATATGAGAAGAAGAGGTTTCATAATTAAAGTTTAGAATGTCAATCTGATTTGTCCGCTGATCCTTACTGGTGTTTGGTATGACCCTGAAACAGGTGGAATATTCGGATCGGTCTTTTCATCATTGGCGAGCCAGAGAAATCCCAGGTTCTCCAGGTTCACATTCATAGTGAGGGCGCGCATGATTTTTTTGAGATTCTTTTGTGGCTCCCAGGTATAACCGAATTGAATATTGCTGAACTGGATATTGTCGGCTGGTTGTATGTTTACGCTGGAATTAGTGTAAAAGAAATCGCGATCAGTGCTTGCCGGATAGATCTGGGATGGTACAGTGGTGGTCTTTTCATCTCCGGGCTGCTTCCATCTTTTGAGATAGTCTGTATGCAATAATCCGGATCTTAAGATATTACCATAATTCAGTGCGTCTCTCTGGTAATAATATTTCAGTTTGAATTGAATTCCTACCAGTAAATGAAAGTTCCTGTATGTAAAAAGGTTGTTGAAATATCCATGGATGCGCGGAACGGATGAGCCATGGATCTGTATGGCAGAATCCACAGGTTGATCATTGATGGCCTGATAATCCCTGGAGGGTTTTCCATTTACAAGCCCCATTGGATCGCCTGTTTGTGGATCGAGCCCGGCCGACCGGAAACTGATAATAGAGTAAGGATCATACCCGATACCCAATGCCAGCGGCATTGTCATATTAATAGCTGCCCGTGCAGTTTTGGGAG
This portion of the Pseudobacter ginsenosidimutans genome encodes:
- a CDS encoding ABC transporter ATP-binding protein is translated as MREIIARIESLSHRYHKSWAVKDINWDIPNRGITGLLGSNGAGKSTTMNVLCGALRPTQGNVIIAGINLRKDPQQARREIGFLPQQAPLYIDLSIDEYLRYCAELRLIPPKQINASIEAAKQKCGIAHFSKRLIRNLSGGYRQRVGIAQAIIHRPPLIVLDEPTNGLDPNQILEVRSLIREIAEERAVVFSSHILTEIQTLCKDVVMIEGGQIVFSDTMDAFNNHTGNNTMIVHLEEAPASDQLMQIPGIMQVELLSGNRFRLFTSGERKLAEDIVQASVQHQWRLQEILFEKPSLDEVFAKLSKQQSKFKA
- a CDS encoding RagB/SusD family nutrient uptake outer membrane protein, producing MKPLLLILAGSLMITSCKKFLDEKPDPTLSTVNTLDDVQELLDNFRKYFGGEMALTACDDYYLTEAEWQARQEKDRNIYLWHPTQTSYYEWNGAYDQLLHFNTALTNAEKAKTGRIVKNRDHLRGACLTIRSEIFLRLAQQFAIQYNSTDAGTEPGIVLRFSEDYNEKIVRSDLKTTYGQIVKDLESAIPLLPAQSLYKHRPTKASAWGLLARTCLQMANYPKAREAADASLKEHHQLLNYNTCNAAEEYPLSRFETNPEILLYRVNENGIAAPFVMPRVDTNLLLLYKENDLRKEMYFSPTSDGADFYRGTYAIGGMNFTGLTVSEVYLIRAECAARAGDTQAALDDINTLLQARYKAGHFVPETAANAAAALELVLTERRKEMLLRGQRWGDIKRLNREPGRAITLTRKIGTNTYTIPPNDPRYAFLIPPEVMMFKPDIPQNPR